The Penicillium psychrofluorescens genome assembly, chromosome: 2 nucleotide sequence gtgcggagaagatcaccTCATGTGATCCGCACGGATAATGCGATAGCGATAAGCCAAGGCGGTTGATCTTCtgtgtttgttttcttcttgtcactCCCTCACTCACATCCACCCACGATGAAGGTCGTCATCAAGGAGTGGAATGCTATTGCCACCTGGCACTGGGACATgcccgaggacgatgtcTGTGGCATCTGTCGCGTCCAGTTCGATAGCACCTGTCCCACCTGCAAATTCCCCGGCGATGACTGCTCCCTATGTGAGTGCGAGACCACCCCGCATGTTTCTTGAATTTACTAAAGAATAATTACAGTGCTAGGGAAATGTGGTCACTCGTTTCATATGGTGAGTCTTCTGTCTAGGGATCTGGTCGGTTTGGTTCTCACGAATGTCTAGCACTGCCTGTTGACCTGGATCGAGCAAGAGACTTCCAAGGGGTTGTGTCCCATGTGCCGACAGAGTATGTACTCCGGTCATATTAGATACGGAGTTGAACTAATATCTTTAAAGAATTTGAGTGGAAACAAAGTGACGAGTGATGGTCGGGCCCTGGATATGGGCCATCTTGCATCTTGGCGGTGTTCATGGCTTTCCCTAGCGATAaccctttttgtttctgAGCTATGGTGAACACTATTGGTGTTGGAGAATCATTCTATGTTGTTATAGCCTATGGTGTCGGCCGGTCTGAAGGGAGAGACTGGGCTTTGCAATTGTGGACTACCCTAGGCGTTTTATGTTGGAGTTTGATAGAGTCATGGTTTATCTTTCAATGGTTTGAGCTTAAAATAATGCATGGAATGAGCCAAATTGAAGAAAATAatgttttttctcttttgctCTCCTACTCTTTATCTCTACAGTCCAGATATATACTTCGGTGTCCTCCATATATAGGCACCGTCTACGTTGAACACCACTTCGCATCAATCAGAACCATAATCCTCCAAGAATCGAAGTGAACTACATATTCAAAAGCCCACTGCTTTATCTAAATCCTTCCGCTCAACCAAGTATCGCCCCGTGCTATACCCCAGCTACCGAACCTGTAAAGTATACGCCCGTCAGCTGACCCTATCGATAAGAGCTCAGGCACCGCATCCTGGTTGCGCTCATCATCTCACCTCACTATGTAGCCTGGGTCTACGGCGATGTCTCTGCCCAGCAACAACCCCCATCcgaccttctcctcctcaccctccagCCGATCCATGTACTCTCACTCCGGCATCTCAACCCGACCGGCAGCCTCCTCCCGCCCACCAAGTGACCGAACCCAGCCGGCGCAGGAAGACCACCCTTCAACAGACGAACAACGCGCCAATCAGCTCACCTCCCCAACACATGacggtgccggtgccgaaGAAACCGGCGACGAACAAGATCCGCAGCCCACCAACCCACCATTCCAGCCCTTCTTCACCCTGATCGAAGACGCGCATACATCGGAATACCACCACCCAACAGTGCACTATTTGTTCTCTGATGACGACACAGACATTGTCACAGAAGCAGCGCTGCGCAGTTTAGAGGCACAGCAGGAGTCGCTCCCCGAATCGAAGAGAGAGCAGATAATAGAAGGGCACCCCccgaaagaagaagaggctAGCCCGCGGAAATCGACTATATTATTACCCCCCCCGGTCCCGGGGGTACGAGAGCATTACATCATCTTGGATGTGACACAAGATGGGAATTTGCAGAACACAACAACGGCTGAACCTtccgctgctcctg carries:
- a CDS encoding uncharacterized protein (ID:PFLUO_003409-T1.cds;~source:funannotate); this translates as MKVVIKEWNAIATWHWDMPEDDVCGICRVQFDSTCPTCKFPGDDCSLCEDLVGLVLTNV
- a CDS encoding uncharacterized protein (ID:PFLUO_003410-T1.cds;~source:funannotate), giving the protein MYSHSGISTRPAASSRPPSDRTQPAQEDHPSTDEQRANQLTSPTHDGAGAEETGDEQDPQPTNPPFQPFFTLIEDAHTSEYHHPTVHYLFSDDDTDIVTEAALRSLEAQQESLPESKREQIIEGHPPKEEEASPRKSTILLPPPVPGVREHYIILDVTQDGNLQNTTTAEPSAAPAEKRGEGVTKSLSSSPANPPNIPPPSGLPTAQFRVSSAQSLAPTWQVLNSELVPAPTFENGNPSDTSGHGLMLKIHGTAGLLPSTPRDKAAGGEKGSQRLEEMMDQFAKRMSELQTVIEAGEAGGSLAVEGGELESETQARAEEGGSPEVGIGQDDGESARHVFGDVEHS